The following nucleotide sequence is from Coffea eugenioides isolate CCC68of chromosome 3, Ceug_1.0, whole genome shotgun sequence.
GGTGATTCAGAAATTTTTAAGAGGTTATTGCTGCATCAATTAATTATTTGGAATTTTCTAAGCAAAAGGGGTGCATAGTTTTGGGCTCATTTTATGCTTATGGTACATGTATTCCGTTTTCATAAGATACTTAGCATGTGTGCCTTCTATTACTTGTTTTACACATAAACTGGGGATTATGGACAGGAAATTAATGAGTAAAAATTATCTACAATCTGTTAAATTTTGGTTACTGACAGACCTGAGTTTCTCTTGATAATTGTGAAGGGCTCATCTTTCCCTTGTTACATCTCCTTAAGGATCGATAGCATTATATCACCGCATCAAAGAGTGATTAGATTGTTAGTTTGGCAATTAGGTTGTAAGAACTGACAACTCAATTGGTATAATTGGCACTCATAAAGTTTGAACTTCTGGAAATTTAGGGGCTGTTTTTGTTAGCTTAAGGCAAGCCAATTATGGATTCTTATTaaactaaactaaaattgtTTTGAGGTGTTTTAGTTTATTTGTCCATTTGGTGAATCTGGTGATGCTAACTGGTTGCACAAATGAACCAGCACCAACTAGGCAATTTTGGTGGGTTTAATGGATGAGAGGTGATGAGATGCTATGGTGAACGCGAGGAAGATGAAGAGATTAATCAGAAAAAAGATGGAGAGTATGTTTTTCATATCGaggaagatgaaaggttgagTCTGAGGGTAAAGTTGGACTCAACATGCTGGATGGAGCAAACGAAGGAAAATAATAAGTGTTGGTCTAAAGTAACCTGTTGGTGATTCTTTAGTTGTTACTACTTACTAGTGCAATCGTTGGATATAAATAAATTACGTGCATATTTTATTCCTAGTTGCTATTCCATGTTATTAGTAACTTATGGGTGACTTTAGAACTTCGTGCCATCTGATCATCTAAAAGAATTAACTAAGAAAACTAATAATAGGTACCAATATCCAGGATAGAGATGGGATTTGACAATGATATCTATTTTGTATGGCAACCCCTGTATTTAACTATTTATTTATGTGTAACTTAATCCCTTTGCAATTTTGGTGTTTTCTAATACTAATTTTAGAATGATTTATTTTCGAATATCTTATGCACCTATGAGTATAGGAAACATGCCCCTGCACCCATATCTCAAATTTAGACACGTATCTGTGATCCAGTAATTTTGAAATATGCGAATCCAACACATCACCACACACCATTAGGCACCGACGCCCAAGGCCATGTAACATAGGGCGTGGCATATTGTTGGCCCATTTCAACAAGTTTTAGTAAGCAGTGGTCCATGGAGGTGTTGCTTTATGTACATTTAGTTTGCAAACTTGGAGAGATATTGCTCAAGGAGGTTTTGGGAAGCCATGGTTGTAGAATTTGGCAGCCATGGATGGCCCAATGCTTCTAACCTTTTTCAGAGTGTCTACCTCCTGTCACCTAAGCTTTTACAACCATTTTGACACAAGGTGACCTGTGTGCTTGGCATTGGGGCAATGTTGGTAACTTTTTAGGGATATACATTCATGTGAAGACGGTCATTCATGGTTTTAAGCAAGTTTAGTGTATTCTGTGTGGAAATTAATGAGCAGGCTGTACATGGGCAGGCTGTATGTGAAATTAATGAGGTTAGTGTGGGCCATGAGGTAACATTGTGGTTTGACAAGTAGTGCATTCATTGGCTAAGTAATTGGACTATTGTCACATGGGCCTGTGGTATGACGAGAAATGGGCCATGATATAGGCACCAGTTTCTGTTACATAGCTTGGTTTGACAATAGGATCTGACCAAACTATTGACAGTTACAAGTTGTTTATGGAATTTGCCTAGATTTTGGAATGTGGCACTTGGAGGCCATGTGTCATGTTTGTAATATGTAGGCTAACACTTGTGATTGGCACTATTGGCggaatatttgatatttgaggCCCTAAGATGAGATGCATGTGTGATTGAGCATGTGCTTGAGGAAATTGTTCTATTTAATAAGGGTTCTTTGTACTTAGCTCAGGCATGTCAAGAAGGTTGTGAATCTTGATTTTTTTAACATTCTTTGAAACTTGTAAGTGCTAGTGTGTTAGTTTGGTGAATAGAGccttgaaggaaaatttttgCTGTAATTGTGTTTATATGTGAGACATTTTAGCAAATACCTTGTGCATGTTTTGTTGACTACTAGCTTTGAGGGACATTATTGGCACCACATCAGGTCAGAGGAATGTTTGTGACAACAATCCATTTAATTTAAGGCCACAAACGTAAATTGGTATGaagctttcttttatttctttttccttggttGCCTACTTGCCTAATATTACTCCAACTTCTTTTTAATGATACATACTTCCAAAGACACCTATTAAATATcagattttttatttcatgGATTCTTCAATGGTTCTGATTTAAGTTAGACTTTTTATGTGCTAAAGATAATTTTGATATGTAACTGATCTTTATCTGCTTGTTTGTCAGGAGTCACCTGTTTTTGAGCTTCTGAAAGTCATGGTTATAGAGGATATGATATATTTTATTCATGCAAGAGCACTTGCAGAATTTGTAAAGTCAAgtttaaatttggaaacagaaGTGGTTCTCATTGATGTTGAACAGGATCCTCCAAAGGTTTTGTTCTATTGAAACATTATCCTTGAAATCTGTTGTTCGTTTCATACTCAAATTCCTGATGCATTGTGATTCCAGATGATGGCACAAAATTATAAAAGCTCTGCAGCTGCAGAATTTCTATCAATTCAGAAGAAGTTTTATTCTCTCTTTCATTCGAATCCAGTGAAAAGGGATCTCTTGCAATGTGAAGGGACTGAAACAAGGACTGGTACTGGGACCTCCAACTCCACTGGGGTAATTGATCTCAGCAGCTGGATTCAGGAAACTGAGGTCACaattccagccattaatgggtACCAACCTACTTTCACCTCATCTTTCATAGCTTTTATTTCTGGATATATATCTCATTATTTACTTAATCTATTAAGTTACCTCCTAGTCTTCAAAAAGGCTTATTTCAATTGTATCATCCTTGTTGCCATGCATATGATTAAACTTACACTGTTTTATCTTCATGTCTTGCCTAATGTCCACAAACTGCTAGTAACATGTAGGGAATGACCACTTGGACCCTTAAGTTTGATGTCAGATGTGCTTGCCAGCCAAAAGAGCAAAATGTGATCTGTAGGTGTTATGCATATAGATTGTGATCAGATCTGGAGTTTGACAATTCTGTTTCCCCAATAACTTGGGTATAGCACTCAATGCAAGAGAAGTGTTGGACCCAGAATTTAGGAGGGTCAAGTTCTTTCACTTTTCCTTTGTATGATGTATAATTTGCTTGTCATCAGCTTGAGTTTTCCTGTGCCACCTATTCTCTATTTCAGGTACATGAGTACAGCAATACCAAATGTTGCTAAAAGTTCTTGAAGTTATGAGTTGTAGATGAATTGCTTAATTTATTGGTCTTAATCACATATTTTTATTTGACTTCCCAACATTTAGATTTTTTGTCTTGATTATCTCTTCTCCATCCTATTAATGCGGGAAACCTGATATTGAAAATTACTTTTTTGTAAAAGCTACACACTGGTTTTCACAATTACTAAGTTACCAGGCAGAATGGTCTTTTGTATGGTTTGAGAATTGGCCTTTAACCACTTGTTTAAGTCTTTCCACTTGGCAGCTATGGAGCCCATATGTAATGTTTTTGTCTTTATATCAAGTGTTACTGGGCTTTTTCGAATATTTCTTTGTGGATTACCAATTGGGATCCTTGGAAAGTTTACTACTGTTTCCTGCTTTCCTTGCTTTGCCCATGGGTCCATGAAGGTTGTTAATTACAAATCTTTTGCTCCAGATGGCTTCTTGGTTATCCAGTGGTATACTTGTTCTGCAAGGAACATATTGAGGACGCTGTATGTAACCTCTCCACCAAGTCCCTAAATCTATATCAAATTTTTGTTAGCAGGTTCGTATAGACACATATAGCTTGAAAGTCAACTTCTTGCAGTTTTTAATTTGTTTCATTATGTTTGGTTTTTACTACAAGTTACTTCATCTTCTTCACAAATTGTTGATGTCACAAACAACTGTAGTGCAGGATACACTGATGTTATGTGAATGACACGTATTCTTTGTTTGTTGTAATTATTAGTGCTTTAACCATTCATGCAATAATGAATGTACTCAATGAAACTTCTACTAAATCACTATAACATGGCCGTTTTTGTGATCATGTGCATTTCTGGTTGTTGATAAATTTAAGCAGGAAAGCTATTAGTCAGGCTAATTTCAGGAATTGCTGGGCAAAGATGAATCTTAAATATTGTAGAGATACTGCTGTAGaagataaaggaaaaattgGATAACATGGCTTGCCACATTTTAAGCATATTCATCAATCAGAACTTCATATAAAGTGCATTTTATACCTTCTCTTCCCCTGTCATTGACTGTCCAGACCCACGATACCCTTATCCTTGAAAGGTGCAGGTCTTGCTTTTGACTAAAGAAAAGCAACGGTTATAGGGATACTCTCCTGGAACTGGAATGCTTTTTCTCAAAGGTAAGCCAATTCTGGATGCTTTGCTAGTAGCCAAAGGATGAACCTATTGAAGAATTATTAGCCAAGAAGGTGATCTATGTAAATTGGACATTGGAAAAGCTTTCGATCATGTTAGAGTTTCTCTTGTACCTGAAAAATAGGATGGGATTCCAGACAAATGGTTCAAATGGATAAAATTCCACATCTCAATACCAATTCTTTATACTTTTAAATGGCTCCTCTGTAGGCTTGTCTGTAGCTTGACCTAAGGCAAGGAGACTTTTCATCTCCTTTCCCTTTGATAAATCACCATAAGAGCATTGAACAGGGTCATCATGAAAATGGAGTCCATGAGATAATTGAATGTTTCCCTGTTGTAGTAATGGAAAGGAGTTGGCAGGATATTTTAAACTTTTAGCATATGGTACTGTACTGCATTGTGAATTAAGAACTTGCTAGATAAGAGTGATTAGATGTGTAATGTGTTCTGCACCTTTATGCATTTTGTTGCTGATTTTGGAGTTTAGGAATGACAAGCTGTCAGTCCCGCATAGGCGAATAGGCAATGCAAATCAGTTCATTGGAACAGCATTTACTTTTTGATTCAGGAATATTGACCAAGAGATTCCTTGTGATTTGTTGATTTTATCGGCCAAGCATGTAGATCTCCTGGTAGatagtttttcttttgtaattctGGTTGCACCTCTTGGTGCCTTTTGATATGTTTTCTACCATTGAAACAAATACTACAAAATAAAGCAAAAGGTCAACACCATTGAATAGGGGAAAACAGAAGGATTAATGACTACAACtatattttaattattcttccttcatttttatttttatttttttgattttgtatttcttttccctGTCCCCTTACCCTTTCTCCTGCTTTCTCTTGACCTCCTCCAGTCTAAGACCTTCTAACCATACTTCGCACCTATCCCTCTCTTCCCCAGCAGCACAAGCTTTACTTCCTCCATTTTCCTACAGTGTTGCTTCCCCTTTCGTCATTTGCAACAACACCTTCCCCTTTTTCAACTTAGATCTGAGGCCAAAGTCCTTATACCACTGTCCCATCCTCATCTCATCTATTCTGATTGAAGCATTACTAACTTGTTACTGCCCCCTGCTTTGCCCTTCCAACCAGACTTGCAAATGGTATTCTGTTATTCTGTTCAAGAGTTGCCAATGCTTGCtattgtttgaatttttttgaatgGCCTAATCAGAAGAAATTTCTTGAGATTTATAATCCATGTCAGGTAACAACTATTTGGATTAGAAATTTCATTTctactttattattatttgagtTCTAGCTTGATCTTCATCTTTTTGGTTTGAGTTGAGTTTTATGTATTTGGCTATTTTGAGGTTGATTGTCAAAGTTGTGGTGTTTCAATATTGTGTAGGATAGTCTGACatcaaaaatatgaaattttacttttatttggTGGTGGAGATGGTGGTGATATTGGAGGAAGCACTGTTTGTGGCAAAGTGTTgctttttctttattatttttgttagaGTGAGCATAGGATTGGATATACTGCAAAATTGGATTGCTTTGATGTATATACTGCAAAGATATGCTCTGGTGGCATACGGCAATGACCGGCAAAAGGAGCTCATGCCCAACATGCTTGCACCTATACTATTGTGAGTGGTTTTGGgaaatgaagaggaagaagaagaagaagaagggacAAAGAGAAGAGAAACAGAAATGAACAAAAGTTAAAACTTGTTCAAAGCATACAGTTTCCAAGTTTTATTCTATAAGTTAAATAATAACAGAAAATCCAATCATTACCCTTTAGTCAAATGTTAACATTAACATTTTTGAGGTTAATGTCTTAAAATGATAgaaatcatttaattttgacaGCTCAACCATGAGGTGTAGAATAAATATTTCTCTAATAAATAATCAATTGTAAAATTAGAGGTAATTGGATGAACAAAAACATAGATGGAATGGAGAAAGAGGTATTGTGTAGTTGACCCAtgattgcttttttttttttgttttttttttaatagcacTTACAGCCCTTGGTTTAGTGGAATGAAGAAAGATGATTTGCCTAGCTGAGCAATGAGGTCTGGGCTATCGTAATTGATTGAGTTGAGTTGGAGTAATTAAACTCATCATTCTTTGGTGTTTATGCATCCGAAAAAATAAACCTGACCTTGAAAAAAAGATGCCTTATGTAGCCATGATGTGTGGTTACTACTGACATGTTTCCTGGGAGTCTAATAATGATTACTTTTCATTTTAGCGTTGTCTTTCTTGGATCTTGCTATATTTAAACTGTTTTTCAATACAGATGATGTAGACATAAACCTTTAACTGTGCCTAAACTTTTTTAATGTTTATGTTGTCTGTTTAAGTATTTAATCTTTATGTCTTTTTCTCTGTGCAAATAACATTCTTTTACTTCCTTAGTGccagttctttttttttttttgttggggtgGGGGTAGGGGAGGGCTTGGTTGAGGTTATGCCTAACCATATGCTGATATTTTTGTATTTGTGATTGTAGGAGTGGGATACCTAGTAGAGGAGCTCAATGTGAAGAATTAATGAGGTACACTTCTCTATGCATATTCTAAGTTCATGTGTTTGGGGTATATATTTTTGGGTAGAAGAGAACAGGGAAAATTACATGCAGAGCCCAAATGCAAACTCTTtaaatttaggatttttttttttaactcactGAGGTTTGAATGGAACTGTTAAAAGCTTTGGGCTGAGATGATCCAACTGTCTATTACCGACCTGAACGCACTAACTGGCTTGCTTTCGGTTTGACTTCTAACTCAAATTTGGTTCCATGTTTGCAATTTAAGTTGGGATGCTTCCTGGCAGAAGGATCTTGAGATCAAACTTTGCTTCTACTGATTATAATTTTTGTGTTTGTTGTCGCATTTTAAAGGCATTTAGCTTGCTacctgagtttttttttttttttccattctttctttctttgctttcttCTCTGTGACTCCACTTAAGGTTTTTTTCCATACGCATCTAGTTCTGAGTTACATCATGCTGAACATCATGTGAAACGGGCATgacttttttccaaaattgatgTGGTTTATCAAGAGTTTCTATTGCCTATATTGACTTCAAAATCCCAGCCTCCAAAGACAATATTGCTGATTCTTCAATTCTTTGTGTGAATTAGAGATGCCAAACTACTAGCTCCATTCAGCCTCTGCAAGTCACCTTAAAGAAACTGAAGACTTGTAAACTACAGTGTTACTTTTGACAAATATAGCCTCCTTGAACACTGCAATTGATTGATCAACTTGTGAGCATTCATGAGTGATAACATGGCCTCCGTCCCTTGACTAAATTTTGAGTTGCTCATTTCTGCTTCTGtttttgtaacaagtcattgAAATAAAATGACATCTGAATAATGTAAACAGGTTCATGTAACATTGATTCCCTGAAATAGGAATAAAATAGCAACTAAGATAAGGGTTGAAGGCGGGGGATCCAATAACAGCTACAAGATTTTCTAGTGAGCAAAAGTTATAGAAGTTACTCTTGGTATTTCTTCTTGTTGCTTCAGCAATTGTTACCTTGCATAGAAAGTAGTTCTTGGTGAGCTTGCTGTGGAACGAATCATAAGAGTGATTTTTATGAGTTTTAAATTATCTGCAAAAAAACCGTTAAGCTTTGGTTTCAATATGAGTTTGTTATGGCATCACTTAATTGTCACTCGTGATAAAGCAGCTTCACAGTACCATATGACCTGAGCTTGGAGGGGCGCAATGAACCATGGGCAAAGTCATTTTTGCTCCGTATGCAGGCAAAATTGGAAACATGCAAGCAAGTTTGGGGATCTTTGAAAATGGAGGTCAGTGGTTGTTATCCACAagcaattgttttgtaataatTTCCTACTATGCCATCCAAAACAAATACAGAAGACAAAATTCTTTAGCAAGTACAGGTAGTGTTATCGGGTTTTGGAATTTTTAACTCAATATGATTAGAGTACTCAATTAAGGTTCTTAAATAAGTGTCAACTTTGCTGCAGTTTGGGTAAGAACTGCATTTGAACAAGTGTAAATGTGCACTTAATTGATGTACGGTGAATTCGGCATTGCATCTGTTCGTGTGTAGTCTGATGCACAATACTCCTATAGAGCGTATGCATTCTTTCACATTGATATTTCCCCCAAGTAGAATGAAATCTCTTTGATGTCAATCAGATTGTTTAGATTTAATGTGGTCTCAGATTGAAATTGTTCTCGATTTGGTATTTACGAAGTGTTCGTTTGCATATGGCACCAGCGTTTAGTTTGTTACCCCCCTTGAGGCATCCAGCACATGATGGCCGCAGATATGCTGAAGTTCTAGCCGAGACCCGAGCACTTTGCTCCTCAGTATACAAATACGAGACTTGAGTACCTCAATGTACAACGATTGCACTAAATCTTTGACAAAGCATCGATAGAAGCTAGTAGGTTCATGGAAGCTTCGTACATCACTAACCGACTTTGGAGTATGTCATTCTTGTATGCCTTTGACCTTTTCTTCATCTACATAAATGCTCTGCTCACTAACAACATATCCTAGAAATACAAGATAATTAGCGCAAAAAATGCACTTCTTGAGATTAACAAATAGCCTTCGAAGTACCTAAAAAATAGTCCCTAAATATTCAAGCTATTGAGCAAAACTCTTGCTATAGATCAAGATATCATTAAAATAAAcaagtataaatttttccaaaaaaggTTGCAAAATATGGTTCATTAGTCTCATGAAAATACTAGGTGTATTAGTAAGTCTAAATGGCA
It contains:
- the LOC113764442 gene encoding uncharacterized protein LOC113764442 isoform X6 encodes the protein MEVVAKLPEILSVFESSLSQIKWKLRPSAKRRLETDVLALITEMRPVVMVDYGGKMPELQEQLCSFLDSCQKESPVFELLKVMVIEDMIYFIHARALAEFVKSSLNLETEVVLIDVEQDPPKMMAQNYKSSAAAEFLSIQKKFYSLFHSNPVKRDLLQCEGTETRTGTGTSNSTGVIDLSSWIQETEVTIPAINGWLLGYPVVYLFCKEHIEDAVCNLSTKSLNLYQIFVSRSGIPSRGAQCEELMRDAKLLAPFSLCKSP
- the LOC113764442 gene encoding uncharacterized protein LOC113764442 isoform X3: MEVVAKLPEILSVFESSLSQIKWKLRPSAKRRLETDVLALITEMRPVVMVDYGGKMPELQEQLCSFLDSCQKESPVFELLKVMVIEDMIYFIHARALAEFVKSSLNLETEVVLIDVEQDPPKMMAQNYKSSAAAEFLSIQKKFYSLFHSNPVKRDLLQCEGTETRTGTGTSNSTGVIDLSSWIQETEVTIPAINGWLLGYPVVYLFCKEHIEDAVCNLSTKSLNLYQIFVSRSGIPSRGAQCEELMSFTVPYDLSLEGRNEPWAKSFLLRMQAKLETCKQVWGSLKMEVSVS
- the LOC113764442 gene encoding uncharacterized protein LOC113764442 isoform X2; this encodes MEVVAKLPEILSVFESSLSQIKWKLRPSAKRRLETDVLALITEMRPVVMVDYGGKMPELQEQLCSFLDSCQKESPVFELLKVMVIEDMIYFIHARALAEFVKSSLNLETEVVLIDVEQDPPKMMAQNYKSSAAAEFLSIQKKFYSLFHSNPVKRDLLQCEGTETRTGTGTSNSTGVIDLSSWIQETEVTIPAINGWLLGYPVVYLFCKEHIEDAVCNLSTKSLNLYQIFVSRSGIPSRGAQCEELMSFTVPYDLSLEGRNEPWAKSFLLRMQAKLETCKQVWGSLKMERLVCYPP
- the LOC113764442 gene encoding uncharacterized protein LOC113764442 isoform X4, coding for MEVVAKLPEILSVFESSLSQIKWKLRPSAKRRLETDVLALITEMRPVVMVDYGGKMPELQEQLCSFLDSCQKESPVFELLKVMVIEDMIYFIHARALAEFVKSSLNLETEVVLIDVEQDPPKMMAQNYKSSAAAEFLSIQKKFYSLFHSNPVKRDLLQCEGTETRTGTGTSNSTGVIDLSSWIQETEVTIPAINGWLLGYPVVYLFCKEHIEDAVCNLSTKSLNLYQIFVSRSGIPSRGAQCEELMSFTVPYDLSLEGRNEPWAKSFLLRMQAKLETCKQVWGSLKMEFG
- the LOC113764442 gene encoding uncharacterized protein LOC113764442 isoform X5: MEVVAKLPEILSVFESSLSQIKWKLRPSAKRRLETDVLALITEMRPVVMVDYGGKMPELQEQLCSFLDSCQKESPVFELLKVMVIEDMIYFIHARALAEFVKSSLNLETEVVLIDVEQDPPKMMAQNYKSSAAAEFLSIQKKFYSLFHSNPVKRDLLQCEGTETRTGTGTSNSTGVIDLSSWIQETEVTIPAINGSGIPSRGAQCEELMSFTVPYDLSLEGRNEPWAKSFLLRMQAKLETCKQVWGSLKMEVSGCYPQAIVL
- the LOC113764442 gene encoding uncharacterized protein LOC113764442 isoform X1 encodes the protein MEVVAKLPEILSVFESSLSQIKWKLRPSAKRRLETDVLALITEMRPVVMVDYGGKMPELQEQLCSFLDSCQKESPVFELLKVMVIEDMIYFIHARALAEFVKSSLNLETEVVLIDVEQDPPKMMAQNYKSSAAAEFLSIQKKFYSLFHSNPVKRDLLQCEGTETRTGTGTSNSTGVIDLSSWIQETEVTIPAINGWLLGYPVVYLFCKEHIEDAVCNLSTKSLNLYQIFVSRSGIPSRGAQCEELMSFTVPYDLSLEGRNEPWAKSFLLRMQAKLETCKQVWGSLKMEVSGCYPQAIVL